A stretch of the Kushneria konosiri genome encodes the following:
- the leuB gene encoding 3-isopropylmalate dehydrogenase produces MTQRILVLPGDGIGPEITRQARRVLEACREAGLDIDIEEAPVGGAEIDRSGVPLAPETLEKAKASDAILLGAVGGPKWDAMPDIANRPEKGLLALRKELNLFGNLRPALLYPQLVEASSLKPEVVSGLDIMIVRELTGGIYFGQPRGRETREDGTRYGYNTYVYDEHEIRRIGRVAFEMAQKRNKKLCSVDKANVLEVTILWRDIMNELAPEYPDVELSHMYVDNAAMQLVRAPKQFDVIVTGNMFGDILSDAAAMLTGSIGMLPSASLNESGQGMFEPCHGSAPDIAGQGLANPLATILSVAMMLRYSLDAPALADRIERAVGAVLDQNLRTADIAYEGTRQVTTEEMGDAVVAAFESNA; encoded by the coding sequence ATGACACAACGTATTCTTGTACTGCCGGGCGATGGTATCGGTCCCGAAATTACCCGTCAGGCGCGCCGCGTGCTTGAAGCCTGTCGCGAAGCCGGTCTTGATATCGACATCGAGGAGGCGCCGGTCGGTGGTGCCGAGATCGATCGTTCCGGCGTGCCGCTGGCGCCCGAGACGCTTGAGAAGGCGAAAGCGTCGGATGCCATTTTGCTGGGTGCCGTGGGCGGGCCGAAGTGGGACGCCATGCCCGATATTGCCAACCGCCCGGAGAAGGGGCTGCTGGCCCTGCGCAAGGAACTCAACCTCTTTGGTAATCTGCGTCCGGCGCTTTTATACCCTCAGCTGGTGGAAGCCTCGAGCCTCAAGCCGGAAGTGGTGTCAGGTCTTGATATCATGATCGTGCGCGAGCTGACCGGTGGTATCTACTTTGGCCAGCCGCGTGGGCGCGAGACTCGTGAGGATGGCACGCGCTACGGCTACAACACCTATGTCTATGACGAACACGAGATTCGTCGTATCGGGCGGGTGGCGTTTGAAATGGCGCAAAAGCGCAACAAGAAGCTTTGCAGCGTCGACAAGGCCAACGTGCTGGAGGTCACCATCCTGTGGCGCGATATCATGAACGAGCTGGCGCCCGAATATCCGGATGTTGAGCTGTCGCACATGTACGTCGATAACGCCGCCATGCAGCTGGTGCGTGCGCCCAAGCAGTTCGATGTCATTGTCACCGGCAACATGTTCGGCGATATCCTCTCCGATGCCGCTGCAATGCTGACCGGTTCTATCGGCATGCTGCCGTCGGCCTCGCTGAACGAAAGCGGTCAGGGCATGTTCGAGCCCTGTCACGGCAGTGCGCCGGACATCGCCGGTCAGGGGCTCGCCAATCCGCTGGCCACCATCCTGTCGGTCGCCATGATGCTGCGCTATTCACTGGATGCGCCGGCGCTGGCCGATCGTATCGAGCGTGCCGTGGGCGCTGTGCTGGATCAGAATCTGCGCACGGCAGACATTGCCTATGAGGGCACGCGTCAGGTCACGACCGAGGAAATGGGCGACGCTGTGGTCGCTGCGTTCGAATCGAATGCCTGA
- a CDS encoding GNAT family N-acetyltransferase produces MPVEREGQRWLIRQARMEDAEAVWRIFNHEAVFPNTMQLPFSSLSHWQQRLESIERDHHMLAACHPQTPETLLGLIGLHPVAASARVAHVRTIGLAVHPDYAGQGIGSQLLKAAIDLADNWLNVTRLSLGVYSHNQRAIDLYERHGFVKEGLSRGIAFGHGRYLDSLEMARLHPRLEQALKAQCGPDETQTHYLSQQGSTRC; encoded by the coding sequence ATGCCGGTGGAACGTGAAGGCCAGCGCTGGTTGATTCGTCAGGCTCGCATGGAGGATGCCGAGGCGGTTTGGCGCATTTTCAATCATGAAGCGGTTTTCCCCAACACGATGCAGCTGCCGTTCAGTTCGCTATCCCATTGGCAGCAGCGTCTTGAGAGTATCGAGCGTGATCATCACATGCTCGCCGCCTGTCATCCGCAAACGCCGGAGACACTGCTGGGGCTGATCGGATTGCATCCCGTGGCTGCCTCGGCGCGAGTGGCGCATGTTCGAACGATCGGTCTTGCCGTGCATCCTGACTACGCCGGTCAGGGCATCGGCAGTCAGCTTTTAAAGGCCGCCATCGATCTGGCAGACAACTGGTTGAACGTGACCCGGTTAAGCCTTGGGGTCTATAGCCACAATCAGCGGGCGATCGATCTTTACGAGCGACACGGCTTTGTCAAAGAGGGTTTGAGTCGCGGCATAGCCTTTGGACATGGCCGCTATCTGGACAGTCTGGAAATGGCACGCCTGCATCCACGTCTTGAGCAGGCCCTCAAGGCGCAATGCGGGCCGGATGAAACACAGACCCATTATTTATCACAACAGGGGAGCACAAGATGTTGA
- the asd gene encoding aspartate-semialdehyde dehydrogenase — protein MLRTGFVGWRGMVGSVLLQRMLEEDGFKNIEPIFFTTSQAGKPGPDVGVEVPPLKDAFDIQALAELDVIVTCQGGDYTGEVYSKLRDAGWKGYWIDAASTLRMADDTVIVLDPVNRKVIDQRLDEGFKTFAGGNCTVSLMLMGLGGLYEAGLIEWMTSMSYQAASGAGAQNMRELLNQMSMVGNAARAELDDPASAILDIDRKVIETMRGSDFPIDQFGAPLGGSLLPWIDKKLDNGQSKEEWKGGVESNKILGMAPNTIPVDGLCVRVGSMRSHAQAFTIKLKKDVPIDEIEDRIARHNDWVSVVPNDKDATLARLTPAAVTGTLDVPVGRLRKMAMGGEYLSAFTVGDQLLWGAAEPLRRMLALLVERH, from the coding sequence ATGTTGAGAACCGGATTTGTTGGCTGGCGCGGCATGGTGGGGTCCGTACTGCTGCAGCGCATGCTCGAAGAGGATGGCTTCAAAAACATCGAGCCGATCTTTTTTACGACATCTCAGGCAGGCAAACCTGGTCCGGATGTTGGTGTGGAAGTGCCGCCGCTCAAGGATGCCTTTGATATTCAGGCGCTGGCCGAACTGGATGTCATCGTGACCTGTCAAGGCGGCGATTACACTGGCGAGGTGTATTCGAAGCTGCGTGACGCCGGCTGGAAGGGCTACTGGATCGATGCGGCCAGCACCCTGCGCATGGCGGATGATACGGTGATCGTGCTGGATCCGGTCAATCGCAAGGTGATTGATCAGCGTCTGGATGAGGGGTTCAAGACGTTTGCCGGCGGCAACTGCACGGTCAGTCTGATGCTGATGGGGCTGGGTGGTCTGTATGAGGCCGGGCTGATCGAATGGATGACGTCCATGAGCTATCAGGCCGCCTCCGGCGCCGGTGCGCAGAACATGCGGGAACTGCTTAACCAGATGTCGATGGTAGGCAACGCGGCCCGCGCCGAACTGGATGATCCAGCATCGGCCATTCTCGACATCGATCGCAAGGTCATCGAGACCATGCGCGGCAGTGACTTCCCCATCGATCAGTTTGGTGCGCCGCTGGGCGGCAGTCTGCTGCCGTGGATCGACAAGAAGCTGGACAATGGTCAGAGCAAGGAAGAGTGGAAGGGCGGCGTCGAGAGCAACAAGATCCTCGGCATGGCGCCCAATACGATTCCGGTCGACGGTCTGTGTGTTCGCGTTGGTTCCATGCGCTCCCATGCTCAGGCCTTCACGATCAAGTTGAAGAAGGATGTGCCGATAGACGAGATCGAGGATCGAATTGCACGTCATAACGACTGGGTCAGCGTGGTGCCCAATGACAAGGACGCGACACTGGCGCGTCTGACGCCGGCAGCCGTCACCGGAACGCTCGATGTACCGGTAGGCCGTCTGCGCAAGATGGCCATGGGCGGCGAGTATCTCTCGGCTTTTACGGTCGGCGATCAGCTGTTGTGGGGCGCGGCCGAACCGCTGCGACGCATGCTGGCGCTGCTGGTCGAGCGTCACTGA
- a CDS encoding FimV family protein, protein MAERPCRLRSKGYLLGMLLMSWTMTSHALGLAAPQVMSGFNEPLKARVALLDTGTLRADDIRVALADNARWQAMNVSRTADTDTLRLTVNGTPGHLYLDLRGSRALGAPWLDVVLTLRWPDGELTPQLTLLPSAEASGSGEAMAAVKPSRETVARHPASELDDVRRDPAVDRQAMASASSVQDSRRVAALEGRIDRLEQQLRASLDAQTALATDMASLRASSSINVAPVNEQPDNSVELATLTQRQQLLESRLDQLDQQGLAAGTVDSEALLPEAVPSPAPSQAAVLALDNGASRHDRFVWVWGFAAVLLMLAGGWAGVRRWRQRRYRLVSAQELSATAASAAPSESMVNAGESDGDTPEAGGGDHSQDEVWSAHRAQVEEICAEAEVFQRHGRREHAITMLREGLLQYPGEARLIRALAALEAMSDHHDARDSADEDQNLKKTSMPSPDPSPMLAPTWTLSSSMDEDAPTGAVEWEVSGSLADRHVNLPPAPGAGFPQGWALEEVAFEGGDTDNERPEADSPYRHG, encoded by the coding sequence ATGGCCGAACGACCCTGTCGTTTGCGTTCAAAAGGCTACCTGCTGGGCATGTTGTTGATGTCATGGACCATGACCTCCCATGCCCTGGGCCTTGCGGCGCCTCAGGTCATGTCCGGTTTCAACGAGCCCTTGAAGGCGCGTGTGGCATTGCTGGATACGGGAACACTGCGTGCTGATGATATTCGTGTCGCTCTGGCCGACAATGCGCGCTGGCAGGCCATGAATGTCTCGCGAACGGCAGATACGGATACTCTGCGTCTGACCGTCAATGGGACGCCAGGCCACCTCTACCTGGACCTGCGGGGTAGCCGTGCTCTTGGGGCCCCCTGGCTGGATGTGGTGCTGACACTTCGTTGGCCGGACGGTGAGTTGACGCCTCAGCTGACATTATTGCCCTCTGCGGAGGCTTCCGGCAGCGGTGAGGCAATGGCGGCCGTAAAGCCCTCTCGGGAGACGGTAGCGCGTCATCCAGCGTCTGAACTGGATGATGTGCGGCGTGACCCAGCGGTAGATCGTCAGGCGATGGCCTCTGCGTCATCGGTGCAGGACAGTCGGCGCGTTGCAGCTCTGGAAGGCAGGATTGATCGACTTGAGCAGCAGCTGCGCGCAAGCCTTGACGCTCAGACGGCACTGGCAACGGATATGGCCTCGCTCAGAGCGTCATCGTCCATCAACGTAGCGCCTGTCAATGAGCAGCCGGACAACTCCGTTGAGCTGGCGACGCTGACGCAGCGACAGCAGTTGCTGGAAAGCCGTCTGGATCAGCTTGATCAGCAGGGGCTGGCGGCCGGCACTGTTGATTCTGAAGCACTTCTTCCCGAGGCCGTGCCGTCACCGGCGCCGTCTCAAGCGGCGGTCCTTGCGCTCGACAATGGCGCCAGTCGCCATGACAGGTTTGTCTGGGTCTGGGGATTTGCCGCGGTCTTGTTGATGCTGGCAGGGGGATGGGCCGGCGTGCGTCGCTGGCGGCAGCGCCGCTACCGGCTGGTCAGCGCTCAGGAACTGTCCGCCACAGCGGCGTCAGCAGCGCCTTCTGAAAGCATGGTCAATGCTGGTGAGAGCGATGGCGATACTCCAGAGGCGGGGGGAGGGGACCACTCGCAGGATGAGGTCTGGTCGGCGCATCGTGCTCAGGTCGAGGAGATCTGTGCAGAAGCCGAGGTATTTCAACGTCATGGAAGACGCGAACATGCCATCACCATGCTCAGGGAGGGGCTTTTGCAGTATCCCGGAGAGGCCCGGCTGATCCGGGCGCTGGCCGCACTGGAGGCAATGTCTGATCATCATGACGCGCGCGATAGCGCTGATGAAGACCAGAACCTGAAGAAGACTTCGATGCCCTCACCTGATCCCTCACCCATGCTGGCACCAACCTGGACACTATCGTCCTCAATGGATGAGGACGCGCCTACCGGGGCTGTCGAGTGGGAAGTTTCGGGCTCATTGGCTGACAGGCATGTGAACCTGCCTCCAGCACCGGGGGCTGGCTTCCCTCAGGGATGGGCACTGGAAGAGGTGGCATTCGAGGGTGGTGATACGGATAATGAGCGCCCCGAGGCAGATTCACCCTATCGTCATGGTTGA
- the truA gene encoding tRNA pseudouridine(38-40) synthase TruA: MSLFTRMDENERVSGRIALGLEYRGTAYQGWQRLSHGPSLQASLEAALSRIAQSPIEVMCSGRTDSGVHATRQIVHFDTDSARTLKAWVMGTNVHLPRDMSVRWARAMPHDFHARFSSLARRYRYVILNQPVPPALDAEHMTWHRTPLCEQRMHEAAQVLVGEHDFSGYRAAGCQSSTPWRHVHFVEVTRVGPLVVIDIQANAFLHHMVRNIAGVLLTIGDGRRDVSLTREILNGRDRTVSEATAPAQGLHFVDVYYDPRFELPAEPLGPAELYFSGEWTGARTLPASNYQRPVYRGEPAGHL, translated from the coding sequence ATGTCCCTGTTTACACGAATGGATGAAAACGAGCGCGTCAGCGGTCGTATTGCGCTGGGCCTTGAATATCGTGGCACGGCCTATCAGGGCTGGCAGCGCCTGAGTCATGGGCCTTCTCTTCAGGCCTCGCTTGAGGCGGCGCTTTCCCGCATCGCGCAGTCTCCCATCGAGGTCATGTGCAGCGGTCGTACCGACAGCGGTGTCCACGCCACACGTCAAATCGTGCATTTCGATACAGACAGTGCCCGCACACTAAAAGCCTGGGTCATGGGGACGAATGTACATTTGCCCCGTGACATGTCGGTGCGCTGGGCACGCGCCATGCCACACGATTTTCATGCTCGTTTTTCAAGTCTTGCCCGTCGCTATCGCTATGTCATTCTCAACCAGCCCGTGCCCCCGGCGCTTGATGCCGAGCACATGACTTGGCATCGCACACCACTGTGCGAGCAGCGCATGCACGAGGCGGCGCAGGTTCTGGTCGGAGAGCACGATTTTTCCGGCTATCGCGCCGCCGGCTGTCAGTCCAGCACGCCCTGGCGTCATGTCCATTTTGTCGAGGTGACGCGGGTGGGGCCGCTGGTCGTCATCGATATTCAGGCCAATGCCTTTTTGCATCACATGGTGCGCAATATCGCCGGGGTTTTGCTGACCATTGGCGATGGGCGGCGCGATGTCTCCCTGACCCGTGAGATTCTAAACGGCCGGGACCGCACGGTTTCCGAGGCGACTGCGCCGGCGCAGGGCCTGCACTTCGTGGATGTGTACTATGATCCACGCTTTGAGCTGCCGGCGGAGCCGCTGGGCCCGGCAGAACTTTACTTCAGCGGTGAATGGACCGGTGCTCGCACGCTGCCTGCGTCAAACTATCAGCGTCCGGTCTATCGCGGTGAACCGGCAGGACATCTGTAA
- a CDS encoding phosphoribosylanthranilate isomerase → MRTRIKICGLTREADIDAAIKAGADALGFVMWPGSKRALTPERLEQLSARVPPFVTRVGLFVDQAPDLIANCAPWLDMLQFHGEEPPEACELYGMSWLKALRMRDDIDLYQQAERYHRARGLLLDAYRPGVPGGTGEVFDWSRVPDDLALPIILAGGLSPENIAQAVHQVSPYGVDVSGGVEASAGVKDHELIQAFVGGVQTADATPATR, encoded by the coding sequence ATGCGAACCCGAATCAAGATTTGTGGATTGACGCGCGAGGCGGATATCGACGCCGCCATCAAGGCCGGAGCTGATGCGCTGGGGTTTGTCATGTGGCCCGGCAGCAAGCGGGCGTTGACGCCCGAGCGTCTTGAGCAGCTCAGCGCCCGGGTGCCGCCGTTCGTGACCAGAGTCGGACTTTTTGTTGATCAGGCCCCTGATCTGATCGCCAACTGTGCGCCCTGGCTCGACATGCTGCAGTTTCATGGTGAAGAGCCGCCCGAGGCCTGCGAGCTTTATGGCATGAGCTGGCTCAAGGCACTGCGCATGCGCGATGATATCGATCTTTATCAGCAGGCCGAGCGTTACCATCGCGCCCGTGGTCTGCTACTGGATGCGTACCGTCCCGGGGTGCCCGGAGGCACCGGCGAGGTCTTTGACTGGTCGCGTGTTCCAGATGATCTGGCGCTGCCGATTATTCTGGCGGGGGGACTTTCTCCGGAGAACATCGCTCAGGCCGTTCATCAGGTCTCGCCCTACGGGGTAGACGTCTCCGGTGGGGTGGAAGCCAGTGCCGGCGTGAAGGATCATGAGCTGATCCAGGCCTTTGTTGGCGGCGTGCAGACAGCGGACGCCACGCCTGCGACACGCTGA
- the accD gene encoding acetyl-CoA carboxylase, carboxyltransferase subunit beta, which translates to MSWLDKIVPSMGRTARTDRRNNIPDGLWRKCPNCEAVLYRPELERHHNVCPKCDHHLRLNARRRLSWFLDSEGREEVAAQLEPVDRLKFRDSKKYKDRLASAQKATEEKDALIVMKGTLDGLPVVAVAFEFEFMGGSMGSVVGEKFVRAATIAREEKRPLVCFAASGGARMQEALFSLMQMAKTSAALERLSGAGIPYISVLTDPVFGGVSASLAMLGDLNVAEPNALIGFAGPRVIEQTVREKLPEGFQRSEFLLEHGTVDMIIHRSEIRTRLGRILRTLTDRPSEPAVTMLEDVEGDDGTPYSAENAR; encoded by the coding sequence ATGAGCTGGCTCGACAAGATTGTTCCTTCAATGGGGCGTACTGCCCGTACCGATCGTCGCAACAACATCCCCGACGGCCTGTGGCGCAAATGTCCCAATTGTGAGGCTGTCCTTTATCGGCCCGAGCTTGAGCGGCATCACAACGTCTGCCCCAAGTGTGATCACCACCTGCGTCTGAACGCACGTCGTCGCCTGTCCTGGTTTCTTGACAGCGAGGGGCGCGAAGAAGTCGCGGCTCAGCTCGAGCCGGTAGACCGACTCAAGTTCCGCGATTCCAAGAAGTACAAGGATCGTCTGGCCAGTGCACAAAAGGCCACCGAAGAGAAGGATGCCCTGATCGTCATGAAGGGCACGCTGGATGGCCTGCCGGTAGTGGCCGTGGCGTTCGAATTCGAATTCATGGGCGGCTCCATGGGGAGTGTCGTGGGCGAGAAATTTGTCCGCGCGGCAACGATTGCCCGTGAAGAGAAGCGTCCGCTGGTCTGCTTTGCAGCCTCCGGTGGTGCACGCATGCAGGAAGCCCTGTTTTCCCTGATGCAGATGGCCAAGACCTCGGCGGCACTGGAGCGCCTCAGCGGTGCCGGCATCCCTTACATTTCCGTACTGACCGACCCGGTCTTTGGCGGTGTATCGGCGTCACTGGCCATGCTGGGTGACCTGAACGTCGCCGAGCCCAATGCCCTGATCGGCTTTGCCGGTCCGCGCGTTATCGAACAGACCGTGCGTGAAAAACTCCCCGAGGGTTTCCAGCGCAGCGAGTTCCTGCTGGAGCACGGGACGGTCGACATGATCATTCATCGCAGCGAAATACGTACCCGTCTGGGCCGTATCCTGCGCACGCTGACTGATCGTCCTTCTGAACCTGCCGTCACCATGCTCGAAGACGTGGAAGGTGATGACGGGACGCCTTACAGCGCCGAGAATGCGCGCTGA
- the folC gene encoding bifunctional tetrahydrofolate synthase/dihydrofolate synthase: MSRTLTQWLAHLEKLHPVAIDLGLDRIRVVAKRLALLSAPIARQVVTVAGTNGKGSTVAMLEAVARAHGLSTACYTSPHLLRYNERLLFDGDEVSDDALIDAFERIEAVRGDTGLTYFEMGTLAALVIIRDRAPDMAILEVGLGGLLDATNIIDADVGIVTSVALDHADFLGTDIERIGIEKAGILRAGRPAVLGSRQMVKTVAAHAEALPVSHCLILGQDFDWQRVESGRWQWQRPSETSDTTCRSLPDPGLPLDNAASALTALDALGLSLETERLEQAFSDIRLSGRMQRIGRYCLDVAHNPHAADYVASQLAQRPATRRVALLGMLGDKDAEGVIEALWPVVDDWLAVTLSGARARNGEALAEIIRARGGHVLAVVEGPGAGIDWLEQHSQHDDVLVCGSFFTVAEALARLERGEGTA, from the coding sequence ATGTCTCGCACACTGACACAGTGGCTGGCCCACCTGGAAAAGCTGCACCCGGTCGCAATTGACCTTGGGCTTGATCGTATCCGCGTCGTGGCCAAGCGGCTGGCGCTTTTGTCTGCGCCCATCGCTCGACAGGTCGTGACCGTGGCCGGCACCAATGGCAAGGGGTCGACCGTGGCCATGCTGGAGGCCGTGGCACGCGCTCATGGGTTGAGCACGGCCTGCTACACCTCGCCGCATCTGCTGCGCTACAACGAGCGCCTGCTGTTTGATGGCGACGAGGTCAGCGATGATGCCCTGATCGATGCCTTCGAGCGCATCGAGGCCGTCCGTGGAGATACCGGGCTGACCTATTTCGAGATGGGCACGCTGGCAGCGCTGGTCATTATTCGTGACCGTGCGCCTGACATGGCCATCCTTGAAGTCGGACTGGGCGGGTTGCTGGATGCTACCAACATCATCGATGCCGATGTCGGTATCGTGACCAGCGTGGCGCTGGATCATGCCGATTTCCTGGGTACTGATATCGAAAGAATCGGTATCGAGAAGGCCGGCATTCTACGTGCCGGCCGTCCGGCGGTGCTGGGTAGCCGTCAGATGGTCAAAACCGTTGCGGCACATGCCGAGGCCCTGCCGGTGTCTCACTGTCTGATACTGGGCCAGGATTTCGACTGGCAGCGTGTTGAGTCGGGGCGCTGGCAGTGGCAACGACCGAGTGAGACGTCAGATACGACATGCCGGTCGCTTCCCGACCCGGGACTGCCGCTGGATAATGCTGCCAGTGCGCTGACGGCGCTTGATGCGCTGGGTCTATCGCTTGAAACCGAAAGGCTTGAGCAGGCCTTTTCCGATATTCGGCTGTCAGGTCGGATGCAGCGCATCGGGCGTTACTGTCTGGATGTGGCGCACAATCCCCATGCCGCCGACTATGTGGCGAGTCAACTGGCTCAGCGACCTGCGACGCGACGTGTGGCGCTTCTGGGTATGCTGGGAGACAAGGATGCCGAAGGCGTGATCGAGGCACTCTGGCCGGTGGTCGATGACTGGCTGGCGGTGACCCTGTCAGGTGCCCGTGCGCGCAATGGTGAGGCATTGGCCGAGATTATTCGTGCGCGTGGCGGACATGTCCTGGCGGTGGTCGAAGGCCCCGGTGCTGGAATCGACTGGCTCGAACAACATTCACAACATGATGACGTACTGGTTTGCGGCTCCTTTTTTACCGTGGCAGAAGCTCTGGCTCGGCTCGAAAGGGGCGAGGGAACCGCGTAA
- a CDS encoding SPOR domain-containing protein has protein sequence MKYGMRERISGIVIIVALALILLPILFGGSSDDEKSSDDSSVIIEQPIEMSQPDVAEPQSPLSSESDVAASSDISTDNTGDRSSQASQSNQLFPDRERETSSSQTPTRSEPSSSGSRDSAATRGNGGSTTASTSTSRSGTASKDSSTGSTQRQTPARNDDSSGDPIMAAVNRNSRSASQPSGSGGWAVQAGSFGQPGNADRLIQQLESQGFSAYKQPRGELNTVYVGPFSSTEESERARAELQEKANIKGLIVRREGGQ, from the coding sequence ATGAAATACGGCATGCGTGAGCGCATCAGCGGTATCGTCATTATTGTGGCACTGGCCCTGATCCTGCTGCCGATCCTGTTTGGTGGCTCAAGCGATGACGAAAAGAGCAGCGACGATTCATCGGTGATCATCGAGCAGCCCATCGAGATGTCACAGCCCGATGTCGCCGAGCCACAGTCACCGTTGTCCAGTGAAAGCGATGTTGCGGCCAGCAGTGATATCAGCACTGACAACACCGGGGACCGATCCAGCCAGGCCAGCCAGAGCAATCAGCTTTTCCCGGACCGTGAACGCGAGACGTCCTCGTCACAGACGCCGACCCGTAGTGAGCCGTCTTCATCGGGTTCACGCGACAGTGCTGCCACGCGTGGCAATGGCGGCAGTACAACGGCCTCAACCAGTACGAGCAGGTCGGGTACGGCTTCAAAAGACAGCAGTACTGGCAGTACGCAGCGTCAGACACCGGCACGCAATGATGACTCCTCGGGAGACCCGATCATGGCGGCGGTCAATCGCAACAGTCGCAGCGCCTCACAGCCTTCCGGAAGTGGTGGCTGGGCGGTCCAGGCGGGCAGTTTTGGTCAGCCCGGCAACGCTGACCGCTTGATCCAGCAGCTCGAGTCGCAGGGCTTCTCTGCCTACAAGCAGCCACGAGGCGAGCTTAATACGGTGTATGTCGGGCCGTTCAGTTCGACCGAGGAAAGTGAGCGTGCGCGTGCCGAACTTCAGGAAAAGGCCAACATCAAGGGGCTGATCGTTCGCCGCGAAGGTGGTCAGTGA
- a CDS encoding CvpA family protein, with protein MSWTWIDWAFVVIVGFSVLSGFARGFIREGLGLAAWVAALLTARTLAVPAAGLFADYIDSQQIRLVIGFVLVVFVVLLVANMVIRLLHAMIEWVGMGFFNRLLGAVFGFLRGGLVLVVIVAVVGLTPLSQTTDWQQSTFLPWVEQGRDLAIRQYQQLDRDQSLMDEASQRARELQGHLPRQMSQ; from the coding sequence GTGAGCTGGACCTGGATCGACTGGGCATTTGTCGTCATTGTAGGGTTCTCCGTTTTGTCGGGGTTTGCGCGCGGTTTTATTCGTGAAGGGTTGGGGCTGGCGGCCTGGGTGGCCGCGCTGCTTACGGCCCGAACCCTGGCAGTGCCGGCTGCCGGTCTTTTTGCCGACTATATCGACAGTCAACAAATTCGATTGGTGATTGGCTTTGTACTGGTGGTATTTGTCGTGCTGCTGGTGGCCAACATGGTCATCAGGCTGCTGCACGCCATGATCGAGTGGGTAGGGATGGGGTTTTTCAATCGTCTCCTTGGGGCTGTCTTCGGCTTTTTGCGCGGCGGTCTTGTCCTTGTCGTGATCGTGGCGGTGGTCGGTTTGACGCCACTGAGTCAGACCACTGACTGGCAACAGTCGACATTTTTACCCTGGGTCGAGCAGGGGCGTGATCTGGCCATTCGCCAGTATCAGCAGCTCGACAGGGATCAGTCTCTCATGGATGAAGCATCGCAGCGCGCTCGTGAACTGCAAGGGCATCTGCCACGGCAGATGTCGCAATGA